The Doryrhamphus excisus isolate RoL2022-K1 chromosome 1, RoL_Dexc_1.0, whole genome shotgun sequence genome includes a window with the following:
- the LOC131132560 gene encoding ependymin-like, giving the protein MNIISALSVLGLLLAAASAQKPKQCESPPLMTGGVSMVGPNGVFMSSGTISYDAFGEKIRFKNYAVAGNETFSIDQLMLFNKKIYYEIDWKNYTCKKKRLNTDFVPMQVPKNAEMVGQVILGSSSSWGMGVLVNNWQGTLPNNGFYMSVFTEIGCIPMTFAGYTPSSGWTLVSTFNWVLGLTNPMDFFPPVICAKSELEESETPDTMFTALESLARKTKNME; this is encoded by the exons ATGAACATCATCAGCGCTTTGTCCGTCCTCGGCCTGCTGCTTGCAGCTGCTAGTGCCCAGAAACCTAAACAATGTG AATCTCCTCCCTTGATGACTGGAGGTGTCAGTATG GTGGGCCCTAATGGAGTCTTTATGTCTTCGGGAACAATCAGCTATGATGCTTTTGGGGAGAAGATTCGCTTCAAAAACTACGCCGTTGCTGGAAATGAAACCTTTTCTATTGACCAGCTGATGCTCTTCAACaag aAAATCTACTATGAGATTGACTGGAAAAATTACACTTGCAAGAAGAAGCGTCTAAATACAGATTTCGTTCCCATGCAAGTGCCCAAAAACGCTGAAATGGTGGGTCAGGTTATTTtgggctcctcctcctcttgggGAATGGGTGTGCTGGTCAACAACTGGCAGGGAACTCTTCCAAACAACG GTTTCTACATGAGCGTCTTCACAGAGATTGGCTGCATCCCCATGACCTTCGCTGGCTACACACCATCATCTGGATGGACCCTGGTCAG CACCTTCAACTGGGTACTTGGCCTCACCAATCCCATGGACTTTTTCCCACCTGTCATTTGTGCCAAGTCCGAGCTGGAGGAGTCTGAAACACCTGACACCATGTTTACTGCCTTGGAGTCTCTGGCCAGAAAGACCAAGAACATGGAGTAA